Within the Tenrec ecaudatus isolate mTenEca1 chromosome 7, mTenEca1.hap1, whole genome shotgun sequence genome, the region AGCAACCCGCCCTAAAGAGCATCCTCCCCTGGACAAGGTGTATTTAATAAAGGCTACAATGGCAAGGAGGCAGggggcagagggggggggggagggctgagAATCTGGTGTCTCTTAAGAAGACCGAAGCATTCAGGGTAAAACTTATCCAAGCCTCTCTATTTATAAGATTTATGATAATGGATTTTAGTGCTTTAACCAGACAGCACACAGAGTAAATGACTCTTCAGCTGAGAAGGCAGGAGGGAGTGTTAAAAATGGTTCTTTTACCTACATTGTTCATAAAGGTCCCAGAGAAGAGCTCCCCTCACCTATTTTTTTTCACACATGGCAAATATATCATGGAAAAAATAACACCCATCAAGGGTGCTGCTTGGACCTAAAAGCTTTTAAGAAAAGTGGTGTCAGCTTCACATCGGCCTGCATCCGCCCCCTGCAGTATGCATCCCTAGTGTTCACCGGTACCTGCTTCTCTTTTTCTGGGTACTCAGAGGACCATGACTCCCAGGCCGCCAGCAGTAAGGTGGGCACAGCTGGTTCTGATTAATGATGTGCGCCACTTCCACGGGAAGAACAAGTGCCCGTGAAATCTCCCTGTGTTCCCTTCCCCTGTCGCAGTCACCCAGGAGGCTGAATAGGACAGGTACACAATGAGAGAAGCTGCTGTAAGGCCCTGGCCAACCTTTGGCAGGCATGAAGTCTGAGCAAGAAATAAAGCGCCGTGGGTGGCACCGTGACACACTAAGCTTCTAAATGCAAGGTTGGCgattcaaatccactcagagaaTCCTCGGAAGGAGAAACATCTCAGCCACGGGAAACCCTGGGGAGCACCATTCCATGCCGACATCCGCAAGGTCGCCATGAATCAAAATCGACTGGACCACCCCAGCTTTTGTGTTTCTTGTGTTACCCTGAGATCACAGGGGTTACTTCTCACTGCAGCATAGCCTTGTCTGGCCTACTCCACACCCCTGCTTCACAAGAGACATGGGCCCGTCAATGGGTCCAGAACTGCAGCTTGTCTCCAACCTGCTCTCCAGTCGACAACTTCCAACAGGAAAATGTTACTGTGGCACTGGGTCACTATGCGTGGGAGACAACTCGGTGGCCGTGGGTTGGGTGGGCTAGGAACGACTCCTGGTGACTGCCTGgagttgttttgaaaatgattcttGAGTCTCAGTGAagcaagaaagatgagacagGTAATTAGTGATATCTGCTGTTGCCCTGGCCCTGGGGATAGGGGCACCTAGGTGGGTAGCTGCCATCCTACAACCTTCTACTGCCTCAGGGGTACACATGCTCTCTTCATGATAAAGCAATGATGATGCTCTGGAACTGCTCAGCCTTGCCCTGAGATGCCCCATAGAAAAAAGAATTAAGTGGTCGATCCAGCACTGGTCCATCTATCTGAGCCTTCAGACTTGACGAGGTACCTTTACCGGAGGACTGGAGTTATGTGTGCCCTCGCCCTCCccccaaactaaaaaaaaaaaatgctgtctGATATCCTAATTGAGAAAGAACAAAGAacgtgttctttgtgacaaaccaTCCGGTTAGAATTCCAGTATGTCGGTTCCAAGGCTTCTTTTCCATTGAACTTGGGGTGCAACCAAGCTGAAGCTGCAGTAAAATGAGACAACACTGGAGGAAGGGCAGATGCAACGTGAATGCCCAGAGCCTGGCATTCCCATGAGGagatggttttctttttattcaacCTTTCCCATGATCCTTCAAATCTTCCAATAGCATGGAAGGGGGGAACGAGCCCTGACTGTACACCACTGTGAGCCTAGTGGCAGCGGTTCCGGCTGTATCACACAAAATCCTAAGAGGCAAATattattcattttcctttttaacaaATGAGAAGTCGCAACTACAGATTAAGAACTTATCCCGGAGTCTCAATCTGTACACCTGAAAATATTTGACTCCAGGGCTCATGCTTGGTCCCCTAAGTGACACAAATAGATGAATTAGCTGCTTGCTAATATCTCTTGTTCAATAGAAGGGAAAGATTGACGAGACCAATGAGACAAGGTAAAATAATGGGGAGAACAGGAATTTGAAGGTGAAACATACCTTAGCTAGAAGCTAAAAACTATAGGCTGTGAGACTTCATACGCCCATGCCTCAGTGTCCCCATGCCCCACCCGGCCCCCAATCCTGGAGAATGGGAATGCTTCTAAGGTTTACTTTATCTTCGTGTGAGGAGTTAGGGAGATAATGAATTAAAGATGGCTATTAGTCCTTGGCACTTGATAACTTATCTCTTACTGTGCTTGCaatatttatttttctccatATTCATCACGCTTTCCTTCACTCCTAAGTATCCTGTAGACATGTAGTGGATTGTCTTATATTAAAACTGGGTATGTGAAATGGAAATGTATGCTTTAGAAGAAAGTTCTTGCCAAGTTCATGTCAAGCTTATCAAGATCCAAAAGCCTCTTGAACGGGTCCATTTAAGAGGTTTTCCACATGTTAGATTTTTCCCACTTTTACTCTTCTGGTATACTGCAACCAAACACTGCCTCGTACGTGGCCTGTGACTGTGTGCAGAAGCACTGAAAGTGTGGCTGAGAGCGGATCTATCAGTTTATTAACAGCGAAAAGACCTTGTGAGATACGTGTATCAAGATGATGGACCTCATCCTCCGACCTAAAGCGTTCAAGACATTCATCAAAAAGAGagaggaacaaaactcaaaatcacaaaagagacGAGGTTTCAGGAGCCAAGCGGGGGTAGGGGGAAAGAAGCGTCTGGGACGGGCCCGGCGAGGCCATGCTAGAAGGCTTCGCGTCTCGGTGGAAAACCATTTGGGACCGCGACGGTGCCTGAGACCATGGGATTCCTGCAGCTGTTCAGAACCTTGCTCCTCACACGGCGCTGGCATGGGCCTGGATAAGAATACAGTGCACAACCAAGAGCGTATCATGGAGCATCTGGAAGGTGTCATCAAGCCAGAGGCAGAGATGTCCCCACAGGAACTGCAGCTCCACTATTTCAAGATGCACGATTACGATGGCAATAATCTGCTGGACGGCTTGGAGCGCTCCACGGCCATCACTCACGTccacagggaggaagggagcgaACATGTTCCGCCGATGAACGAAGAGGAACTGATCAACCTAATCAATGGTGTTTTGAGAGACGATGACAAGAACAACGACGGCTACATCGACTATGCCGAATTTGCAAGATCACTGCAGTAGACGGGTGTGCGGTCGCCTCCTAGCTATATGCAAACAGGACCCAAAAGCATGTGATTGAGTGCTTTCCGTGATGCAAAATAACTCATCTCCAACCATTGCTGCAGCGTTTGGGCAAACACCTGTAGCAACTAGTTACACTGgggtaagaaagaaaagtcaaGAGAAAGGGGACATGTCTCAGAGTCCCCAAGGACTGCAAAACCTCTAATTGGATAAGGGCCTGAgtaaagtttttttgttttgttttttaagaatgtGCGATATATGGAGCTGAGTACTCAGGAACTTGAGTGTGACGGTAGGACACTGCTCGCGTCTTCATTTTAAGTCTTGCTGCCGCAAAGCAGGACAGCAAGCTCTGCCAAGTGGACTCATTGCAACTAACTGAAGGGGTGGAGAGGGCACCACTTCTTCCTGGTGGGCCTGTCTCTTCTGCTCACGTGGGGAGTTCTCTGCGAAGGTCCTCCGGCCTACATAATGGCTCGCTCCCGGCCAGTACTCCTAAGGCCATTTCAAAGCTGCAGCCCCAAAAGAATGTCAGGTGTTGACGTTCAATAGTCTGTGTGTAGCCTCTGGCATTTTGGAAGTGACCACCTTAGACCTAAGCAATGAACTCTCCCGTTTTTGAGTACTTAAATAAAACTGCCACATTCGGACACTTCCTTTGTGTTCTGTATTCAGTGTGAGCGAGATGgggccttcacaattgttctctgCTCTAATCAATAGCAAATGTTTTGGCTTTCGTGATCCTTGTACTTAGCTCTGGTTTCTAAACTCTTGTTTTCTGCAGTTTAGAAACTGTTCAGATATAGAGACTTACAGTCAGGCCAAACAGCTGGCAGGTCTAATCTGGCGAAGAAGTAGAAAATCAGCCCCCAAGCACAGTGCTGGGTCAGTGCAAGATTAGATTTTAGAAGGAATGATGTTTAAATGACCTCTTTCAGCCCGAATACGTGAATTCTTTCAGATCAGGAAAGATTACGCAAAGACGCTTAGAAACGCCTGCGGTGTGACTCAGTTGTTGAAAATGAGAAGCAGCTGACTGTGACTTAGCTTATTGGACGTATGGACAAGTTGTAAAAAACATGAAATGATGAATCGGTGGGGCAAATACTGTTTACCCCTTGTTATCAGATGTATAGAGACTTATTTTCTTTATTGAAGTATTCTTCTAAGAACCTATGTATTTGTAAAAACGATTTCTTGTGTCAAGTATTTGTGCAATCAGAACAAAATTGTAAACTATTCTTATAATATCtacttattttaaaagatttatatAATGTATTCTGGACTCATGACCAATAAAACTGGCAAaccaaagtgaaaaaaaaagagagacgaGGTTTCCTGGTCGGAgagagactagtggagcccttgaGACTGTGGTCCTTAGTCATCTCCATGTCTGAACTGAGCGCATCCCCACAGCGCGGTTTTCCGTCACACAAGAAGCAGTTCTGCGAGGGAACAGTAACACTGGGAGCGATGAACACCTTTCAGTCACCAACCATTCGGGCGGGATTTTCAACAAAGGAGGTGGGGGCAGTGCacatttacccaaagacaaagttcagaagggttatgaAAGTGGAATGGAAAAAGGAAATAGGAGGCAATAAAGGagagaaaatgtgtatgaacgatggatgaatgtaaaactgatgttctGCTCAGTAAGCCGTCACCTAAttcacaagaagaaaatgttaacTAGAGAGAGACCATCTAGTAGTTTGTCTGAACTGTCGACTGGAAGCTAGGATATGCACACCTCAGCTACCCAGGATCATAGTGAAACCTCCAGAAAGACAttcttcatttgttttttaaataaatcattttattgagggctcttacagctcttataacaatatacatcaactgtatcaagcacatttgtacctgtgttgccatcatcatttccaaacatttctttcctcttgagcccttgttatcaactCCTTTCCCATCCCTTTCTCCTTTTTCCTCTCCCgactctcccacccttgtgaacacttgataatttataaattattttattttcatatttgacaccatccactgtctcccttcacacacatttctgttgtccatccccctttgGGGAGGTGGGTGTTGTATGTCGATCATTactatcagttcctcctttctctccctccttcccccacctctccctaccctcatggtatcactactctcattactggtcctgagggggctatctgtcctagattctgtgtcGACACTCTGCATTTTGTGCTCAGGTGATCCCGTCCTTACATGCACCTGCCTCCTGCATCACacaacagccatctcagtgacccTGTGAGACTCCTCTTGCGCTCAGAGGAAAGGGTGTGGTTATTCCCTGACCACGCTATACATGCGCTGCAGTCCTACCTTGTCTTCTTACTAAGTGTTTTTCTTACTATTGTTAAAAATTACACCATATTTTCAAATTCCCTGAAGCAACACAATAGGAGCAAAAGCGGGTGCCAATGCTTATGAAGAGAGAAAACACAAAGTGGGTGTGTTCGATCAGCTGTTAAAGAGAGCCTCAGCCTCTGTCTCCACACACTCCAGGAAAATGGCATTTCCTTCCATTTAAAGTGTTTGCATTGAGACTTTGTCCCCCCTAAACCTTGATACGAGGGCATGAGCTAAATGGTGAGCGGGCAGCCCCCTTCCTCCAGGCACGAGTAACCGTGCACGCACAGCCTGAAGGCTGAGCCACAGACACAGAGGCTGCGGGATGAGACGGGATGAGCTAAGAGTGCAGGTGAGCCCTCAGTTTGCTCACACCTTGCTGGCGGGCTGGAGGAAAAATGTAAAACATTAGGAGGAGGCTAACACTCTTGCGGCACCCCTGTCGTCGCCAATGGACCCTCGGTGGTGCAAATAGTGCTCaattgctaatcaaaaggtcggaCATTCCAGTCTATCCATgggcacctcaaaagaaagacaTCCAGCTACTTCTAAAAATCCAGCACTGAAAGCCCTAAGCATAGGTATACGCTGCACGCATCATGCTGCCAGGCcctagaatccactcaatgatcATTGGTAATTAACACATACAAATGCTGAAGCATTTTATGAGACCATGTAACTCCTAGTGTTTCCCTTATTAGTCTGGCCTCAAGAGAAGTTAGCATTGAATTTCACGGTTATCCTGGGTGACTGAGTTAAGTGCTAGTAATAACTATTTCTATGCCCCTcgaaaagttcttttaaaaatgatttatattcaatttttgatgttttttaaaagactttttagTCTGCTGAATCATAAAAATCCATTtcagtagaaagaggaaatgcATCCTCATTAATAAAGATTTCAATAGAAATTCAGACATGGGTCAACATCAAGATAGCAGGAAATAACCAAGCTCAAATTCAAAACAAGCCCCCGCAGCAAGAGGCGAAATGCCAAGAGAAAAGCAGGGTTCTGCTCTCCAGCCATGCGGCCCAGCCATCCAACCCATCGACAGCCCTCCTCTCCATCCACCCAAGGGCTGGGTCATGGTTTGTTTCTCCACTTCCTCGTGGGGCTTAATAGACATTTAGGAAAGGAAAAGGCCAGACTTACTCTTGGTGTGGGGCTCCCGTCTTGGTCAGCAAGGTCAGCACAAAAAACATAAAAATCACGAAGACTGCAAGACCAACCCAGAATCCAATCACAATGGAATCTGAAAGACAGTTAACGTTGGGATTAGTGTTGCATAGCTTAAAACTGTACACTCGAGGGGTCTGAGTATTTAGAGAAGCTTAGAAGAAAGGTTTGGCAATCTGCTTACATGAAGATTACAGCAAAGAACATGCTATTCAAAACAATTCTACTGCGGCACACATGGAGTCTTCGTGGATTGGAATGGAGTCAGTGGCTGAAGGGGCAGTGGAAAGGGGAAGGTCTTCGGCGAgaaggactgacacaatggctgtgacAATGGACTTGGGCAGAGGAATTaatgtgaggacggggcagggccGTGCAGCGCTTcatcctgttgtgcatggggtcgctacgGGGCTGGAACTGACGACTtcccggcacctaacaacaacacatgaCTGAGGAAGTCAGCAATCGGTTGAGCCAACAATCAGTTGAGCCTGGCCAAGGGGACGAGCTAAGATGCAGAgagaatgaaggaggaggaggagcgtgCGTTCCCTCCCACATTGCTGTCTCAGATGCTGGGTTCTCCAACAATCACAGGGACCACAGTCACCTAGGAGACCGCAGCCTTCTTCCACGTGGTTTTCCATCTCCAGTGAGGAGCCCGGGCCGATTGTAGGCCCTTTGGAGCATCAGAGCACTGATGCAACTTGAGTAAGAACACAATTTCCAGCAGAGACTgcacaatgaaattttaaaatgatttctcaTTTAAATCCAATcaatgttgtatttttcatttatGTTCATGCAGGTAAAGTTCAGAGCCTCATAACAACACagaacccaaaacaaaaaccaaactccttgccaccaagtcgatgctgATGGACAGCGACTATAGAACAAGGTGGAACCCCTGTGTGGTTCTGAGACCCACTCTCTTTAGGGGCATAGAAGAccccatcgttctcccaaggagcagctggtggttttgatcggctcaccttgcagttagcaacccaacatggacccactacaccaccagagctcctaaaatCAATTTCGTATTTGTATTTATGTTCCAGGCTTCATGACAGCTCGCAGAGAACACATAAAAGACCCCGTGGCAGCACTGCACCCCGGGGATGCCGTCCTGCATCCATCTGCTTCAGCACAGCCTAACAACATCGCTCTTTTCTGAACAGCCCCTCCCTCAACAAAATAGACCTGACCGACTTTTTCAGATGGGAAACCATTCCACATATAAAGTGCTTTATATGATGCCTCACATCTGCGAAGGCGTCTCCTTGTATGCCAaagcccagcagcagcagcaacagcaacatcCTCTTCAGATTTATCCCTTGTACAACTTGCAAGTTTCTTATTTAACCAGGGAATATTATACTTCCATTTTCACCTTAATTTTAAACGCAGCTTCCAAACAGTCATGCCTTTACTGGGTGGGGCGTttgcctcttcctggccggaacaACTTCCTCCAACCTATCCTTTAAGATCCAGCCCAAAGCACCATCTCTTTCACAAAGCCTCACTTAATTGCCTTAACTGATGTGCTTTCCCCCTCCTCTGAACCCCATGACACTCTCTAACTAGCCTCATCCTCAATCCTCTCTGGGGTAACAGTCACAGGTCTACATCTCTGGGACAAGGATTAGTCTGGATTATCTACAAATCCAGGGGCACACATCGCAGGGTATCACATCTGGCGGACAACTGATCATAATCATTTGACACTTTCTCAGCTATTCTATAAAGTTTACCCACATGTAGGTACAATGAGGATGCTTAGcaatttatatattaaataaattattACAGATTATACATAAATGTATTTTGATGTGAAGCATTGTTCTAAGGAAGTTAGAtctctaaaatatttttttctaaaatgaaGACAGCAGATGAACAATTGACTCCACGTGATTAAAACTTTCATTCTACATAGATACGTGCCTAGAGGTCATCAACTTTTATTCAGCAGTTTGGATGCGCGGCTAATGTGTCTTTCCTAGGGTTAAGCGTACCAAAGAAATGGAAATTCTAGACTTGGACTGATCATGGAAACGAGGCATCAAAAGGATATACGAACAAGCGCccaaaacacatgcacacacgtgcaTGGAGAGCATTATTCAGATAGATGGCCGTCCCATGCACTACTTTATCAATGGTGAAGCCGTCTAAAACCACTCGCCAGTGTAATGTTTAAACCCTCAGTTTGGAATTCACATTTTTAAACTGCTTACTGAGAGTCGCTGTCTTGAAACACCTTTCACCCTGGAGATGATGGGACGATCTCCCTCAACCCTACACGTCCTAGCCAAGGGCTATCAGAGGTGGGGGGCTGCCTCTTTACGACAGCCCGGTGCCTTCTCTAGGCCCCTCTAGTGCCCAGAGGCCTGATCAGGAAGCAGCAATAATGTGGGGCACGGGAAGGCCACAGCCCTCCGGGAAGCCATGATGGGTGAGGAAATGCCTGTGGTCATAACTTGACCCAATGTTCCAAATGCTTTCTTGAAAATATAGCATCTAAGTTTTCCATCACATTATGCTCTAAGCAGCCCTGTTTATTCACCTTCcccaatctatatatacatatatatttataaagatagatagatatgtaacacaagaaatgaactgttaaattatatacagatagatatataatacaagaaatgaacagtgaaTTTATAAAGCAgttcaaatggctcagtgcgactcactcccgtgagagagttgtgagacactggcagtcctttaagtcttgagggccgccagttcaTCCTCGGTAGAGAGacttaggctatcccagcacaggcagcaaacagcaaggcaggtcaccaaccttcagccaggtcaccaacagtcagtccccaggctccagagatgtacattccaatcctgtgggcttaaagggacctcaacttacagcgacacagttcaccagctaggcatcccacaggtagtgcggCCTgtcaattgaggcacagaacaagcaaggcagccgcacactggtccgatgatcaaagagtgagagacaagaaaggcgaggctcaccgagccatttatctctctgcccttcaattaatcccacttgtgtttatcggccaggctggcacaataaactaactatctcacccCCTTACCTATCACATGACCGTGGGCCCTCAGCACTTTCTCACCCTGAGCACTTCACAGGGGACAGCAATGATCCGCTGTTCATCCTTCGAATACCCCGAGCCTCTTGAAGTTACAGTGACAGCCGACTTGAATTAACACAGCACTGCACTGAAATGAGCAGAGCTGCGCCCCTGGTCTTCCCCAGAGCATTCTTGCCTGGGAGGAAGTCCGAGTAGAAATGCAACGAAGCCGCTAGTGAAGTACGCCCTTCAAAGGGTCCCTAGCCAAGCCAAGCAGCCACAGTCCATTTTCACTAGAAAGTGAATTCTCTACAGACCAATAAGGGAGTGGGGGAAATTGTCCAGAGGGATTCTAAGGCTACTGTGTCATGGGAAAATAATTTCCCCTTATCTAACCTTTAATGAAACAAGAGAACTGAAAGCTAACAGGTGCATGATTGGCACTGGTACGATCTTATTCTGCATCTATCTTTTCAACTGTAGGGTGGGGATAGCTCGAGGAGCTATGAACTATCTCATCCCACTTTTTCTCCACCTCTCGAGAATAAACCGGGCCCTTTCTCCATTTCGTAGTTGTAAGAAAAACAAGGATAAATCATTTGAAAGAGAGAGTTCAGGGCACAAGAATCAGCACCATCCTTATGCCATTTCTGGTTCCTCAGGCAGTCGGGTCTGTTTGAGGATATGAATTCTTGGTGAGGAACCAGCAGTGATGTCCCAAGACTTGCCTGTACTGTGTTCCTGACAATACATCTCATTCCACACCTCTAGCTCTGCTTATTATCCTGATGACCCAGCTTCTTGCTGACTAACCCATGCGTACACTCGATATTATCTACAAGTTGGTCTCTGAAGAAAGCATAGAATCTGGTCCCCATTATTGACTCAGCAGTCAGAGTGGTCCTGTTAGAATGTACAAGTGTCTCCATGTCGACACTGATTTTTTTGTTACTATTTCTCCAAGTACTTTCTCACCCAGCTGAGCCCTTCAGAACTGACTCCCTTTGGATCAAAGCCCCAACGATTTTCCCCATAGGTATTTGTGTTAATTTCCTAATTTTTCTAA harbors:
- the LOC142452848 gene encoding multiple coagulation factor deficiency protein 2 homolog, translated to MGLDKNTVHNQERIMEHLEGVIKPEAEMSPQELQLHYFKMHDYDGNNLLDGLERSTAITHVHREEGSEHVPPMNEEELINLINGVLRDDDKNNDGYIDYAEFARSLQ